In Kogia breviceps isolate mKogBre1 chromosome 7, mKogBre1 haplotype 1, whole genome shotgun sequence, a single window of DNA contains:
- the C7H11orf96 gene encoding LOW QUALITY PROTEIN: uncharacterized protein C11orf96 homolog (The sequence of the model RefSeq protein was modified relative to this genomic sequence to represent the inferred CDS: inserted 2 bases in 1 codon) — protein sequence RGHIQSFLGTQFWGARVAWLSLQQGDWGLPPPRALSAEPARPNNQAPRLCASGIRRLERRTCAPAAAAVGPDLGRPGLAGPLLRGRPAPLLRSALRGLGCSRNPRGRGLPSGAGLAGGAGERAATFPERRGDVRRKGAGRARLKRHSLSSELATVGAGAGYISGGPGRRGADGDSSGGERLGARPSGAPVAPRPSTGPPXPSRGAPTRAREGRRHPAADLDPPPGEPQAAASRGAPAQRPPPESPAAPPPGPEDAGGAMAAAKPGELMGICSSYQAVMPHFVCLADEFPQPVRPARLSKGKGRLRRPRQSRFKTQPVTFDEIQEVEEEGVSPMEEEKAKKSFLQSLECLRRSTQSLSLQREQLGSCKLRNSLDSSDSDSAL from the exons AGAGGACACATCCAGTCCTTCCTCGGAACTCAGTTTTGGGGAGCCCGGGTGGCCTGGCTCTCCCTGCAGCAAGGAGACTGGGGGCTGCCCCCGCCCCGCGCGCTCAGCGCGGAACCCGCGCGGCCAAATAACCAAGCGCCTCGATTGTGCGCCTCTGGGATTCGGAGGCTGGAGAGGCGGACGTGCGCCCCCGCGGCCGCCGCGGTTGGTCCAGACTTGGGGCGCCCAGGGCTCGCAGGACCCCTGCTCCGGGGCCGCCCTGCACCCCTGCTCCGCAGCGCTCTCCGGGGCCTCGGATGCTCCCGGAACCCCCGCGGGCGGGGCCTGCCTTCCGGAGCCGGGCTGGCGGGCGGCGCTGGGGAAAGGGCCGCGACTTTCCCAGAGCGGCGGGGCGACGTCAGGCGGAAgggcgcggggcgcgcacgcTTAAAAAGGCATTCGCTGTCATCCGAGCTCGCAACCGTGGGGGCAGGAGCCGGCTATATAAGCGgcgggccgggccgccgcggggCAGACGGCGACAGCAGCGGCGGCGAGCGTCTCGGAGCGCGGCCGAGCGGCGCCCCCGTAGCCCCGCGCCCCTCGACGGGGCCGCC GCCCTCCCGAGGAGCGCCGACCCGGGCCCGCGAGGGCCGCCGCCACCCCGCAGCAGATTTGGATCCCCCGCCCGGCGAGCCCCAGGCTGCTGCCTCCCGGGGGGCCCCGGCGCAGCGGCCGCCCCCGGagagccccgccgccccgccaCCCGGCCCCGAGGACGCCGGCGGCGCCATGGCGGCCGCGAAGCCCGGCGAGCTGATGGGCATCTGCTCCAGCTACCAGGCGGTGATGCCGCACTTCGTGTGCCTGGCCGACGAGTTCCCgcagcccgtgcggcccgccaggCTGTCCAAGGGCAAGGGCCGGCTGCGGCGGCCGCGCCAGTCCCGCTTCAAGACGCAGCCGGTGACCTTCGACGAGAtccaggaggtggaggaggagggcgtGTCCCCCATGGAGGAAGAGAAGGCCAAGAAGTCGTTCCTGCAGAGCCTGGAGTGCCTGCGCCGCAGCACGCAGAGCCTGTCGCTGCAGCGGGAGCAGCTCGGCAGCTGCAAACTGAGGAACAGCCTGGACTCCAGCGACTCCGACTCGGCCCTGTGA